The following are from one region of the Methanoculleus caldifontis genome:
- a CDS encoding MBL fold metallo-hydrolase, whose amino-acid sequence MLEDQRWQPVPGTAGAEIYPFLRKPDVTCSNAYVIRTPGEILIVDTGADAGQMDRILELVEETIREAPRPVFLFITHCHADHCYQAIRDRRFRSLPDLTVAAEEEGARALESADPARTVAEIMGWEVEPLPVGLPLLTVRDREALEAGDGIVLHRQRIPLRSGDTLHVYHTPGHSDDSICIRFGDLLFIGDLLFATSPGVAGLVGWDQPALLATVGRVRWILACEPVSLCCPGHGRCVPAAAMPALLDRLAGDAGRLSDIGTFDRQRLDDSLEHAVDLLQEASRIFSVIAGRLYALAYRLDDLGEAEEARRYLDLLESDRIDEFLAEFSRFVDEFRAGEKLEVQLVLKAVQVIQRIEAHFAGDRLNHVVDASLLRRAGRLLTDFMNTIMGYRETACLSAVDLPPVLRDLVGGISTPPFSDEAFIEAADDPAAYRDGLVARLAYLPLFEGVDLSVETDGPLPPVLVDRERFFDEVVGVLEDLAAAGAREVRLSLRQEGDRIGLRVRGPAPLSGRKLRFYRRKFGLAGASLDPGADGAALLLLLRPAAS is encoded by the coding sequence TCATCCGGACGCCCGGCGAGATCCTGATCGTCGATACGGGGGCGGATGCCGGGCAGATGGACCGGATCCTCGAACTCGTGGAGGAGACCATCCGGGAGGCGCCGCGTCCGGTCTTCCTCTTCATCACCCACTGCCACGCCGACCACTGCTACCAGGCCATCCGGGACCGGCGGTTCCGGTCCCTCCCGGACCTCACCGTCGCCGCGGAGGAGGAGGGCGCCCGGGCGCTCGAGTCCGCCGATCCGGCCCGGACGGTCGCGGAGATCATGGGATGGGAGGTCGAACCGCTCCCGGTCGGACTCCCTCTCCTCACCGTCCGCGACCGCGAGGCCCTGGAGGCGGGCGACGGGATCGTCCTTCACCGGCAGCGGATCCCGCTCCGTTCCGGGGATACCCTCCACGTCTATCACACCCCCGGCCACTCGGACGACAGCATCTGCATCCGGTTCGGCGACCTCCTCTTCATCGGCGACCTCCTCTTCGCGACGAGCCCCGGGGTCGCGGGGCTTGTCGGGTGGGACCAGCCGGCGCTGCTCGCGACCGTCGGGAGGGTCCGCTGGATCCTTGCCTGCGAACCGGTGAGCCTCTGCTGTCCCGGCCACGGCCGGTGCGTCCCGGCCGCGGCGATGCCCGCTCTCCTCGACCGGCTCGCGGGGGATGCCGGGAGGCTTTCGGATATCGGCACCTTCGACCGGCAACGGCTCGACGACTCCCTGGAGCACGCCGTCGACCTGCTCCAGGAGGCCAGCCGGATCTTCTCCGTGATCGCAGGAAGGCTCTACGCCCTCGCTTACCGGCTCGACGACCTCGGCGAGGCCGAAGAGGCCCGGCGTTACCTGGACCTCCTTGAGTCCGACCGGATCGACGAGTTCCTGGCGGAGTTCTCGCGGTTCGTCGACGAGTTCCGGGCGGGGGAGAAACTCGAGGTCCAGCTCGTCCTCAAGGCCGTCCAGGTGATCCAGCGGATCGAGGCTCATTTCGCGGGTGACCGGCTCAACCACGTCGTCGACGCATCGCTCCTCCGCCGGGCCGGCCGCCTGCTCACCGACTTCATGAACACGATCATGGGCTACCGGGAGACCGCCTGCCTCTCGGCCGTCGACCTCCCGCCGGTGCTCCGCGACCTGGTTGGCGGGATCTCGACCCCGCCCTTCTCGGACGAGGCGTTCATCGAGGCGGCCGACGACCCGGCAGCATACCGCGACGGGCTCGTCGCCCGGCTCGCCTACCTCCCGCTCTTCGAGGGCGTCGACCTCTCCGTCGAGACCGATGGCCCTCTCCCGCCGGTGCTGGTCGACCGGGAACGGTTCTTCGACGAGGTCGTCGGCGTGCTCGAGGACCTTGCGGCCGCCGGGGCTCGCGAGGTCCGGCTCTCTCTCCGGCAGGAGGGCGACCGCATCGGCCTCCGGGTCCGGGGCCCGGCCCCGCTCTCCGGGCGGAAGCTCCGGTTCTACCGCCGGAAGTTCGGCCTTGCCGGTGCGTCGCTCGATCCCGGCGCGGACGGTGCCGCGCTCCTCCTCCTTCTCCGGCCGGCCGCATCCTGA
- a CDS encoding glutaredoxin family protein produces the protein MQHVPGVDRGRVFLYALSTCGWCARTKEFLTDLGVGFSYVYVDLLAGEERERMIREVERWNPQLSFPTVVVNDTKVIVGFREDEIREAVGA, from the coding sequence ATGCAGCACGTGCCCGGAGTTGACCGCGGCAGGGTCTTTCTGTATGCCCTGAGTACCTGCGGCTGGTGCGCCAGGACAAAGGAATTCCTCACCGACCTCGGCGTCGGGTTCTCGTACGTCTACGTGGACCTCCTCGCGGGCGAGGAGCGTGAGCGGATGATCAGGGAGGTCGAGCGCTGGAACCCGCAGCTCTCGTTCCCGACGGTCGTCGTCAACGACACGAAGGTGATCGTCGGGTTCCGCGAGGACGAGATCCGGGAGGCGGTCGGTGCCTGA
- a CDS encoding ferredoxin-thioredoxin reductase catalytic domain-containing protein: MPDTTSEAEVERLMRDLDREAAAGGYHLNPDKEFTRGLVRGLLANRERYGYISCPCRLASGNREEDLDIICPCDYRDPDLTDYGACYCALYVTADVEAGVRAAGPVPERRPGPAERQRQKEERAAVGRIPDGLRYPVWRCRVCGYLCARDEPPETCPICRVPRDRFERFI, from the coding sequence GTGCCTGACACGACGAGCGAGGCGGAGGTGGAGCGGCTCATGCGCGACCTCGACCGCGAGGCGGCGGCCGGCGGCTACCACCTGAACCCCGATAAGGAGTTCACCCGCGGCCTCGTCCGCGGCCTGCTCGCAAACCGGGAGCGTTACGGCTATATCTCCTGCCCGTGCCGCCTCGCTTCCGGGAACCGGGAGGAGGACCTCGACATCATCTGCCCCTGCGACTACCGGGACCCCGACCTCACCGACTACGGGGCCTGCTACTGTGCCCTCTACGTCACCGCCGACGTGGAGGCCGGGGTCCGGGCAGCCGGTCCCGTCCCGGAACGCCGGCCCGGGCCGGCGGAGCGGCAGCGGCAGAAGGAGGAGCGGGCCGCGGTCGGCCGCATCCCGGATGGGCTGAGGTATCCGGTCTGGCGGTGCAGGGTCTGCGGTTACCTCTGCGCGCGAGACGAGCCGCCCGAGACCTGCCCGATCTGCCGGGTCCCCCGCGACCGGTTCGAACGGTTCATCTGA
- the codB gene encoding cytosine permease — MIRAEGGGEEAGRSGTEDYPLSAVPDEARQGFWPVTLVLLGFTFFSATIWGGASLGAAFPLWPDLAAIILCGNAILAAYVAGLGYVGYRSGLSTVLSARFAFGDIGSRWADALLGLTQIGWYAWGTATIAIVLGRLLGLDPWFLAPLMAIFGLGFCLTACIGYRGLAALSRVAVPAMLLLIVASVAVALRDAGSGAAPVAAGTLTVAEALTIVVGTFVSGGTQVANWTRFAGSGRAAVISVLLAFLVGNTLMVAVGAIGAAVYGLSDIVDVLAVQGLLLAGVLLLFLNIWTTQDNTIYNFSVAGCHFFRTERRRLVTSAGAAAGTLLALLGMYDWLIPYMVTMGVLIPPLGGVIMADFFIGRRGRYPPFEEGAVPRFNRRGLAAYAAGSLAAAVIPGIPPVNGIVAAFLVYALLTRLR; from the coding sequence GTGATCCGGGCGGAGGGAGGCGGCGAGGAGGCAGGCCGGAGCGGCACGGAGGACTACCCGCTCTCCGCCGTCCCCGACGAGGCCCGGCAGGGGTTCTGGCCGGTGACCCTGGTGCTGCTCGGCTTCACCTTCTTCTCCGCCACGATCTGGGGCGGCGCGAGTCTCGGAGCCGCGTTCCCGCTCTGGCCCGACCTTGCGGCGATCATCCTCTGCGGGAACGCGATCCTCGCCGCGTATGTCGCCGGCCTCGGCTACGTCGGCTACAGGAGCGGCCTCTCCACCGTCCTCTCCGCCCGGTTCGCCTTCGGGGATATCGGGAGCAGGTGGGCGGACGCGCTCCTCGGCCTCACCCAGATCGGCTGGTACGCCTGGGGGACCGCGACGATCGCGATCGTCCTCGGCCGCCTGCTGGGCCTCGACCCGTGGTTTCTCGCGCCCCTTATGGCCATCTTCGGCCTCGGCTTCTGCCTGACGGCATGCATCGGCTACCGGGGGCTTGCGGCCCTCTCGCGGGTCGCGGTCCCGGCCATGCTCCTCCTCATCGTCGCGAGCGTCGCGGTCGCCCTCCGGGACGCCGGGAGCGGGGCGGCTCCGGTCGCGGCAGGCACCCTCACGGTCGCCGAGGCCCTCACGATCGTCGTCGGGACCTTTGTCTCCGGCGGCACCCAGGTCGCCAACTGGACGCGCTTTGCCGGGTCCGGCCGGGCCGCCGTCATCTCCGTGCTCCTTGCGTTCCTGGTCGGGAACACCCTGATGGTCGCCGTCGGGGCGATAGGGGCGGCGGTCTACGGCCTCTCCGATATCGTCGATGTCCTGGCAGTCCAGGGCCTTCTCCTGGCCGGCGTCCTGCTCCTCTTCTTGAACATCTGGACGACCCAGGACAACACCATCTACAACTTCTCGGTCGCCGGATGCCACTTCTTCCGGACCGAACGGCGGCGGCTGGTCACCTCCGCCGGCGCCGCAGCCGGGACCCTGCTCGCCCTGCTCGGCATGTACGACTGGCTGATCCCCTACATGGTCACGATGGGAGTGCTCATCCCCCCGCTCGGCGGGGTGATCATGGCCGACTTCTTCATCGGCCGCCGGGGCCGCTACCCGCCGTTCGAGGAAGGGGCCGTCCCGCGGTTCAACCGGCGCGGGCTTGCCGCCTACGCCGCAGGCTCCCTTGCCGCCGCCGTGATCCCCGGCATCCCTCCCGTGAACGGGATCGTCGCCGCGTTCCTCGTCTACGCGCTCCTCACCCGGCTCAGATGA
- a CDS encoding winged helix-turn-helix domain-containing protein has product MDDVNLPPSSKKILLLLEDGGALTHKELVRLSSLAPRTVRYALKRLKDNDMIVEKFNFRDARQILYEYKDSRLVPVQ; this is encoded by the coding sequence ATGGATGATGTGAACCTTCCCCCCTCCTCGAAGAAGATCCTCCTGCTGCTCGAGGACGGGGGTGCCCTGACCCACAAGGAACTCGTCCGCCTCAGCAGCCTCGCACCCCGCACCGTCCGCTACGCCTTAAAGAGGCTGAAGGACAACGATATGATCGTGGAGAAGTTCAACTTCCGCGACGCCCGGCAGATCCTCTACGAGTACAAGGACTCCCGGCTGGTGCCCGTGCAATGA
- a CDS encoding transcriptional regulator, giving the protein MTEPPSCDIMRCDTLARMPLPQMRAEMVYRLVNERGISQSEASKRLGISRAAISQYMSRKRGFSRQDFPGDLDTVIERWVSAVASGEGTITICDVCRSTDLPGRR; this is encoded by the coding sequence ATGACCGAACCTCCCTCCTGCGACATCATGCGCTGCGACACCCTCGCGCGGATGCCCCTTCCCCAGATGCGCGCGGAGATGGTCTACCGGCTCGTGAACGAGCGCGGGATCAGCCAGAGCGAGGCCTCCAAGCGCCTCGGCATCAGCAGGGCCGCGATCTCCCAGTATATGAGCCGGAAACGCGGCTTTTCCCGGCAGGACTTCCCCGGCGACCTCGATACGGTCATCGAGCGCTGGGTCTCCGCGGTCGCCTCAGGCGAGGGGACGATCACCATCTGCGACGTCTGCCGCTCCACCGACCTTCCGGGCCGCCGATAG
- a CDS encoding phospholipase D-like domain-containing protein — MRRILAAVLLLCLIAGTAGGIAIVEFCPDPYLAGDLDEYLVIEGKGVLDGFVVSDGEGGFRFPAGTRIDGRLIIARSGPAFEQTHGYPPDFEMEGRTERIPDVIQNGNLLMANQADELLLYHGTTLVQQVAWPADVRPRQGQVHYFEDGVWDPRPFFIGQSRFMPATFENVAVTAFVAPDCSYGAFSAAVARAQHEILANVYEFTDRGMAEDLIRARERGVAVTVLLEGGPVGGVSPEGRAVAGALNRSGIVVLSMETTDAAHARYRYDHAKYLVIDRRLVLIGSENFKPGGYPVPGLQGNRGWGACLEDAGLAAYFRDVFLSDAAGRDIVPFRGTEAELRTPWAPAYTVEFAACRAEGARVTPVLSPDTSALILDLIEGAEESIAIEQAYITNETTYELNPYLAAAIDASRRGVAVRVLLDAAWFNTADDADNDEMVGLINRIAAAEGLPLEARLADLEANNLAKIHNKGVVVDEKAVLVSSVNWNANSPAFNREAGVIIEHPGIAAYYAEVFEDDWDAAGEAGTGRVGGLDRLKLMAAACILIGLAVLYLYRRRRT; from the coding sequence ATGCGCCGGATCCTCGCGGCCGTACTGCTCCTCTGCCTCATCGCCGGCACGGCCGGCGGTATCGCGATCGTCGAGTTCTGTCCCGACCCCTATCTTGCCGGCGACCTCGACGAGTACCTGGTGATCGAGGGGAAGGGGGTGCTCGACGGGTTCGTCGTCTCGGACGGCGAGGGCGGGTTCCGGTTCCCGGCGGGAACGAGGATCGACGGGCGGCTGATAATCGCGCGGAGCGGCCCGGCCTTCGAGCAGACCCACGGCTACCCCCCCGACTTCGAGATGGAGGGACGGACGGAACGCATACCGGACGTGATCCAAAACGGGAACCTCCTGATGGCGAACCAGGCCGACGAGCTCCTCCTCTACCACGGGACCACCCTGGTCCAGCAGGTCGCCTGGCCCGCCGACGTCCGGCCCCGGCAGGGGCAGGTCCATTACTTCGAGGACGGCGTCTGGGACCCGCGCCCCTTCTTCATCGGCCAGTCCCGTTTTATGCCCGCGACCTTCGAGAACGTCGCGGTGACCGCGTTCGTCGCTCCGGACTGCTCGTATGGGGCCTTCTCGGCGGCCGTTGCGCGCGCACAGCACGAGATCCTCGCAAACGTCTACGAGTTCACCGACCGGGGCATGGCAGAAGACCTCATCCGCGCCCGCGAGCGGGGCGTGGCCGTGACCGTCCTCCTCGAGGGCGGGCCGGTGGGCGGCGTCTCGCCCGAGGGGCGGGCGGTCGCGGGCGCCCTCAACCGGAGCGGGATCGTCGTCCTCTCGATGGAGACGACGGATGCGGCCCACGCGCGGTACCGCTACGACCACGCGAAGTACCTCGTCATCGACCGGAGGCTGGTCCTCATCGGGAGCGAGAACTTCAAGCCCGGCGGCTACCCGGTGCCGGGGCTGCAGGGCAACCGCGGGTGGGGCGCCTGCCTCGAGGACGCCGGGCTCGCCGCCTACTTCCGTGACGTCTTCCTCTCCGACGCCGCAGGCAGGGACATCGTTCCGTTCAGGGGGACGGAAGCGGAGCTCCGCACGCCCTGGGCGCCCGCCTACACGGTGGAGTTCGCCGCCTGCCGCGCGGAGGGGGCGCGGGTGACCCCGGTCCTCTCCCCCGACACGAGCGCTCTCATCCTCGACCTGATCGAGGGGGCAGAGGAGAGCATCGCGATCGAGCAGGCCTACATCACGAACGAGACCACGTACGAACTCAACCCCTACCTCGCGGCCGCGATCGACGCCTCACGGCGAGGCGTCGCGGTCAGGGTCCTCCTCGACGCCGCCTGGTTCAACACCGCGGACGATGCGGACAACGACGAGATGGTCGGGCTCATCAACCGGATCGCCGCGGCCGAAGGGCTGCCGCTCGAGGCCCGGCTCGCGGATCTGGAGGCGAACAACCTCGCCAAGATCCATAACAAGGGCGTCGTCGTCGACGAAAAAGCGGTCCTCGTCAGCAGCGTCAACTGGAACGCCAACTCGCCGGCGTTCAACCGGGAGGCGGGCGTGATCATCGAGCACCCGGGGATCGCCGCCTATTACGCAGAGGTCTTTGAGGACGACTGGGACGCCGCAGGAGAGGCGGGGACCGGCAGGGTCGGGGGACTCGACCGGCTCAAACTGATGGCGGCGGCCTGTATCCTCATCGGTCTCGCCGTGCTCTACCTCTACCGGCGCCGACGCACCTGA
- a CDS encoding amino acid kinase family protein, whose translation MSMLAPPLVVKVGGSLFDRVGHLLAAFREVGRPVLIVPGGGKFADLVRRLNVSDTTAHWMAIAGMEQFGWYIASQGIPATSAIALPTEVTVLLPYCALRRADPLPHSWNVTSDTIAAWVADELSADLLLLKSVDGIHRRGKLLPRVEDPDLAADEVDPAFIRFVFQHGLKARVVSGRHDDRIRRALLDEEVIGTLIDPRF comes from the coding sequence ATGAGCATGCTCGCGCCCCCGCTGGTCGTCAAGGTCGGCGGGAGCCTCTTTGACCGGGTCGGTCACCTGCTCGCCGCCTTCCGCGAAGTCGGCCGCCCGGTGCTGATCGTCCCCGGCGGCGGGAAGTTCGCCGACCTCGTCCGGCGCCTGAACGTCTCCGACACCACCGCCCACTGGATGGCGATCGCCGGCATGGAGCAGTTCGGGTGGTACATCGCCTCGCAGGGGATCCCGGCGACCTCCGCGATCGCCCTGCCGACGGAGGTGACGGTCCTCCTCCCCTACTGTGCTCTCCGCCGGGCCGACCCCCTCCCCCACTCCTGGAACGTCACCTCCGATACCATCGCCGCGTGGGTCGCGGACGAGCTCTCCGCCGACCTCCTCCTCTTAAAGTCGGTCGACGGCATCCATCGCCGCGGCAAGCTCCTGCCGCGGGTCGAGGACCCCGATCTTGCCGCCGACGAGGTCGATCCCGCGTTCATCCGGTTCGTCTTTCAGCACGGTCTGAAGGCGCGGGTGGTCAGCGGGAGACACGACGACCGGATCCGCCGTGCTCTCCTCGACGAGGAGGTCATCGGGACGCTCATCGATCCGAGATTTTAA
- a CDS encoding zinc finger domain-containing protein encodes MTAQDRCTSCNATLAEEGSTWFPCPECAHEINRCYRCREQSIAYTCPKCGFQGP; translated from the coding sequence ATGACAGCGCAAGACCGATGTACCTCCTGCAACGCCACGCTGGCCGAGGAAGGCTCCACCTGGTTCCCGTGCCCTGAGTGCGCGCACGAGATCAACAGGTGCTACCGGTGCAGGGAACAGAGCATAGCCTATACATGTCCGAAGTGCGGGTTCCAGGGGCCATGA
- a CDS encoding elongation factor 1-beta, whose translation MGNVAIILRVMPESPDVDRDALQAAIRAVVPAQEIREEPIGFGLVALKTVVVVPDKAGAPDEVETALQNLEGVASAEIVESTLV comes from the coding sequence ATGGGAAACGTAGCCATCATCTTAAGAGTCATGCCCGAATCCCCCGACGTCGACCGTGACGCGCTTCAGGCCGCGATCCGGGCGGTCGTCCCTGCCCAGGAGATCCGCGAAGAGCCGATCGGCTTTGGCCTCGTGGCACTGAAAACCGTCGTCGTCGTCCCCGACAAAGCCGGGGCTCCTGACGAAGTCGAAACAGCGCTCCAGAACCTTGAAGGTGTCGCAAGCGCAGAGATCGTCGAATCCACGCTCGTTTGA
- a CDS encoding malate dehydrogenase: MAKVTILGATGNVGVFAAHTISEIPYVSDMLLVGRPGREDFLAGCCRDLSDSFAARGTDVRLSYSTAISDAEGSDVIISAAGMPRRPGQDRNDLAFENAKITADTAEIIGRCAPDALLFLVTNPVDAMTAVALKYSGFKPRQVFGLGTHLDSMRLKSLIARYFRVHVSEVHTRIIGEHGESMVPLWSATTIGGIRISNLPTFSGLPAQEMIDTVRTSGEAIIRGKGATVYGPGEAIATLVRTILGDENRILTVSSHITSEIHGIGDVCIGVPARINRNGVFPVPISLEGDEVAGFRESVAKIKKVTAEVMERLEEAR; encoded by the coding sequence ATGGCAAAAGTAACGATTCTTGGGGCTACAGGGAACGTCGGCGTATTTGCGGCCCATACCATCTCCGAGATCCCGTACGTCAGCGACATGCTGCTCGTCGGGAGGCCCGGACGCGAAGATTTTCTCGCGGGCTGCTGCCGTGACCTCTCTGATTCATTCGCTGCACGGGGCACCGATGTCCGGCTCTCCTACAGCACCGCAATCTCGGACGCAGAGGGCTCGGATGTCATCATCTCCGCAGCAGGAATGCCGCGCAGGCCCGGCCAGGATAGGAACGACCTCGCTTTTGAGAACGCAAAGATCACGGCCGATACCGCCGAGATCATCGGCCGGTGCGCGCCGGACGCTCTTCTCTTCCTCGTCACGAATCCCGTCGACGCCATGACCGCGGTCGCCCTGAAGTATTCGGGGTTCAAACCGAGGCAGGTCTTCGGGCTCGGGACACATCTGGACTCCATGCGCCTGAAGTCCCTGATCGCGCGCTACTTCCGCGTCCATGTCAGCGAAGTGCATACCCGTATCATCGGCGAGCACGGCGAGAGCATGGTCCCGCTCTGGTCGGCGACGACGATCGGCGGCATCCGGATCAGCAACCTGCCCACCTTCTCGGGACTGCCCGCGCAGGAGATGATCGATACCGTCAGGACGAGCGGCGAGGCCATCATCAGGGGGAAAGGGGCTACCGTCTACGGGCCGGGCGAAGCGATTGCAACCCTTGTCCGGACGATCCTCGGCGACGAGAACCGGATCCTCACGGTATCCAGCCACATCACGAGCGAGATCCACGGGATCGGCGACGTCTGTATCGGCGTGCCCGCCCGGATCAACAGAAACGGTGTCTTCCCGGTGCCTATCAGTCTCGAGGGCGACGAGGTTGCGGGGTTCCGCGAATCCGTCGCAAAGATCAAGAAGGTCACCGCCGAAGTGATGGAACGGCTCGAAGAGGCCCGGTAA
- a CDS encoding SpoIIAA family protein, with amino-acid sequence MLDRMKESSGSILGFRFDGKLSEIDYTTILIPDLERAMSENRNVRLLFKIEGFRSWRPGEAWDDFRQWPGIERVDRIAIVGGERWREWMNHMPGLFVGFNGIDVRYFPENRLRDAWGWLREGLLVPPQAA; translated from the coding sequence ATGCTTGACCGGATGAAGGAAAGTTCAGGAAGTATTCTCGGCTTCCGGTTCGACGGAAAACTGAGCGAGATCGACTATACCACCATCCTGATCCCGGACCTCGAACGAGCGATGAGCGAAAACCGGAACGTCCGGCTCCTCTTCAAGATCGAGGGGTTCCGGAGCTGGAGGCCCGGCGAGGCCTGGGACGACTTCAGGCAGTGGCCCGGGATCGAGCGGGTCGACCGGATCGCCATCGTCGGCGGCGAGCGGTGGCGGGAGTGGATGAACCACATGCCGGGGCTCTTTGTGGGGTTCAACGGCATCGACGTCCGATACTTTCCCGAGAACCGTCTCCGGGACGCCTGGGGCTGGCTCAGGGAGGGGCTCCTGGTCCCGCCGCAGGCGGCATGA